In Moorena sp. SIOASIH, the following proteins share a genomic window:
- a CDS encoding FkbM family methyltransferase encodes MTSITNGNKKIIYDIGANNGDDVPYYLKKADIVIAVEANPILCEQMQKRFALEIEQQKLVIENCVLTAANEVTSVPFYIHKTKHVLSQFPAPTHKPENYEKVFLPGKTVNQLFYEHGYPYYVKIDIEHYDHVILRSLLNNDIRPKYISGESHSIEVFILLASLGNYDAFKIVNGSSVATKYHNWPISTTTGEEVYSFPYHSAGPFGEDVAGEWVNSESLFRTLLSDGLGWKDIHAKKQDEYMLARRPSVLWRIRYWYYFLRWKISPSQRLKRIRGFLYKASKKVIKG; translated from the coding sequence ATGACTTCAATTACAAATGGGAACAAAAAAATTATTTATGATATCGGTGCTAATAACGGAGATGATGTCCCTTATTATTTGAAGAAAGCCGATATCGTTATTGCTGTCGAGGCCAATCCGATCCTTTGTGAACAAATGCAGAAACGATTCGCACTCGAGATTGAACAACAGAAACTAGTTATTGAGAATTGTGTTCTGACAGCAGCTAATGAAGTTACAAGCGTTCCCTTCTACATACATAAAACTAAACATGTGCTAAGCCAGTTTCCTGCTCCCACACATAAACCTGAAAACTACGAAAAAGTCTTCCTACCTGGAAAAACTGTCAATCAGCTCTTTTACGAACACGGATATCCCTATTACGTCAAGATCGATATCGAGCATTATGACCATGTGATCCTTCGATCACTGTTAAATAATGACATTCGACCTAAGTACATTTCCGGTGAATCGCATTCTATTGAAGTGTTTATTTTATTGGCGAGTCTTGGAAATTACGATGCCTTTAAAATTGTTAATGGTTCGAGTGTTGCAACAAAATATCATAATTGGCCGATAAGTACAACTACTGGAGAAGAAGTGTATTCATTCCCCTATCACTCAGCTGGACCATTTGGTGAAGATGTGGCTGGCGAATGGGTTAATTCAGAAAGTCTTTTCCGCACTCTCTTATCTGATGGATTAGGTTGGAAAGATATCCATGCTAAGAAACAAGACGAATACATGCTAGCGAGAAGACCTAGTGTTCTTTGGCGGATAAGGTATTGGTACTATTTTCTCAGATGGAAAATATCTCCCTCTCAACGCCTCAAGAGAATTAGGGGTTTTTTGTACAAAGCCTCGAAAAAGGTGATTAAGGGATAA
- a CDS encoding methyltransferase domain-containing protein — protein MSDYNQCLSSQYDVVLSFEVLEHLSDPFAAIGDIHSMLKPNGIALIT, from the coding sequence ATAAGTGATTACAACCAATGTCTATCTAGTCAATATGACGTAGTCTTATCCTTTGAAGTGCTAGAGCATCTGAGTGATCCATTTGCTGCTATTGGAGATATACACTCCATGCTAAAACCAAATGGCATTGCACTGATCACCTAG
- a CDS encoding glycosyltransferase family 39 protein, producing MNQIIKSRFIFPPKWLKLLIIFLLILGVFFRFCNLETRAYWHDETYTLLRISGYTVPEVIQQVFTGDIIGVEELRQYQSVNNEKNFFDTLNGLVIEDQHHPPIYFLIARFWFQWLGDSVTINRSLPVLISLLALPCIYWLCLELFKSYLTAWIGMGLVAISPFHVYYAQEIREYGLWAVTTLLMSVSLLRAMRLGTKSAWVIYTVTTILSLYSAVFSVFVLFGHGIYVAVNEGFRLSQKAVAYLLTSFVSVVAFSPWLLVILTHLDKLKEVTAWMDMSLPVNTLVKSWIFNLQSVFFKTEFWLPESLKTLLAFAMAILVGYSIYVLCRHTPKQIWLFVVTLIIPISLSLALPDLVSGGIRSTNARYFVPSYLGCQLAVAYFLSTQFTSTKIKFLQRKHLRIITITLMAAGVLSGAIQSVRPSRSDNQKIAEIINRANMPLVVSGEASKNGGGTFGDIMELSHLLDPKVKLQLVIEPNQPTIPEEFQDVFLYKTPESFKHEIEQKYRLNSAYTSQLLLLKK from the coding sequence ATGAATCAAATCATCAAATCCAGGTTTATATTTCCACCAAAGTGGTTAAAATTACTGATTATATTTTTATTGATATTAGGAGTATTTTTTAGATTTTGTAATCTTGAAACAAGAGCTTATTGGCATGATGAGACTTACACCTTACTAAGAATTTCTGGTTATACGGTACCGGAGGTAATTCAACAAGTATTTACGGGTGACATAATTGGGGTTGAAGAACTAAGACAGTATCAAAGTGTTAATAATGAAAAAAATTTTTTTGACACTCTCAATGGGCTGGTAATAGAAGATCAACATCATCCGCCCATCTACTTTTTAATAGCACGGTTTTGGTTTCAGTGGTTAGGGGATTCTGTAACCATCAACAGAAGCTTACCTGTCTTAATCAGCCTGTTGGCACTCCCTTGTATCTACTGGCTTTGTCTGGAACTTTTTAAGTCCTATTTGACAGCATGGATAGGGATGGGATTAGTAGCTATCTCTCCTTTCCATGTGTACTATGCACAAGAAATACGGGAGTACGGTTTGTGGGCAGTTACGACTTTACTAATGAGCGTGTCACTGCTGCGGGCAATGAGGTTAGGAACAAAATCTGCATGGGTGATTTATACAGTAACTACAATACTATCGCTCTATTCTGCTGTATTTTCTGTCTTTGTCTTATTTGGTCATGGAATTTACGTGGCTGTCAATGAGGGATTTCGGCTAAGTCAGAAAGCTGTTGCTTACTTATTAACATCATTTGTTTCAGTTGTGGCGTTCTCGCCCTGGCTTCTGGTGATTTTGACCCATCTGGACAAACTAAAGGAAGTAACAGCCTGGATGGATATGTCACTGCCAGTAAACACTTTAGTAAAAAGTTGGATTTTCAATCTTCAATCCGTCTTTTTTAAAACCGAATTTTGGCTTCCAGAATCTCTGAAAACCTTGCTAGCCTTTGCTATGGCAATTCTAGTGGGGTACTCAATTTATGTTCTGTGCCGACACACCCCCAAGCAAATATGGCTATTTGTTGTCACCTTAATCATACCAATTTCACTGAGTCTAGCTCTTCCAGATTTAGTGTCTGGTGGAATACGTTCAACTAACGCTCGTTATTTCGTTCCGTCTTACTTAGGATGCCAACTCGCCGTTGCTTACTTTCTTTCTACTCAGTTCACTTCCACGAAAATAAAATTTTTGCAGCGGAAGCATTTGCGAATAATTACCATAACGCTCATGGCAGCAGGAGTTTTGTCTGGTGCTATTCAATCAGTGAGACCTAGTCGCAGTGATAATCAAAAAATCGCGGAGATTATTAATCGAGCAAATATGCCATTAGTAGTTAGCGGTGAAGCCTCCAAAAATGGCGGTGGTACCTTTGGTGACATCATGGAATTGAGTCATTTACTAGATCCCAAGGTCAAACTTCAGCTAGTTATCGAGCCTAACCAACCTACTATTCCTGAGGAATTCCAGGATGTTTTTTTATATAAGACGCCAGAATCATTTAAGCATGAAATTGAGCAAAAATACAGGCTAAATTCTGCCTATACAAGTCAACTTTTATTATTAAAAAAATAA